Proteins encoded together in one Chryseobacterium sp. G0201 window:
- a CDS encoding efflux RND transporter periplasmic adaptor subunit, with protein sequence MKIKYNLISALLISFLALSCGKKEASEETEVKAKTEQAEEAHEEAPQTIATLTEEQMKAVGISLGKIEMKDLASLVKANGVLSVPNNRKATVTSLYGGVIKTLNVQIGDYVRKGQVIASINNPEYIQLQEQYLTVNSRIAFAEQEYKRQRELFDNDAGAKKNLQSSDSELKGLRTQRSSLQRQLQLMGISPGKVSNGNLRSGLVITSPISGTVSGINAQIGSYVDVSSPVLDIIDNSSIHLDLQVFEKDLPKMKVGQTVQFKLTNNPETLYNATVFSIGSSFENESKTISVHANVTGSKVGLIDGMNVTGMVSLGNSSTAAVPNEAIVEADGKFYVFVQTSKKPEEHAEEKKEGEQEEATKETGAHTKDQGKTLNFEKIEIVKGSSDLGYTAITTVSKIAPDTNIVVKGAFFVNAKLSNAGGHED encoded by the coding sequence ATGAAAATTAAATATAATTTAATATCTGCGCTGTTAATTTCTTTTTTAGCCTTAAGCTGTGGAAAAAAAGAAGCTTCTGAGGAAACGGAAGTAAAAGCAAAAACCGAACAGGCAGAGGAGGCTCATGAAGAGGCACCGCAAACAATCGCCACATTAACTGAAGAACAAATGAAAGCAGTCGGAATCTCTTTAGGTAAAATTGAGATGAAAGATTTGGCTTCACTTGTTAAAGCCAATGGTGTCTTGAGTGTTCCTAACAATAGAAAAGCCACAGTAACCTCTTTGTATGGTGGGGTGATCAAGACATTAAATGTTCAAATAGGCGACTATGTCAGAAAAGGGCAGGTCATTGCATCCATTAATAATCCTGAGTATATTCAGCTTCAGGAGCAATACCTTACAGTAAATAGCAGAATTGCATTTGCTGAACAGGAATATAAAAGGCAACGTGAATTATTTGATAATGATGCCGGAGCAAAAAAAAACCTGCAAAGCTCTGATTCTGAATTAAAAGGTTTAAGAACCCAAAGATCATCATTACAGAGACAACTTCAGCTTATGGGGATAAGCCCAGGAAAGGTAAGCAATGGGAATTTGAGATCAGGATTGGTTATTACCTCCCCGATCAGTGGAACCGTAAGTGGCATCAATGCGCAGATTGGAAGTTATGTTGATGTTTCATCTCCTGTTCTTGATATTATTGATAATAGTTCTATCCATTTAGATCTTCAGGTTTTTGAAAAGGATCTGCCTAAGATGAAAGTAGGACAGACTGTACAGTTTAAGCTGACCAATAACCCGGAAACATTGTATAACGCTACGGTATTCAGTATCGGTTCGTCATTCGAAAATGAGAGTAAAACGATCTCTGTACATGCCAATGTAACAGGAAGTAAAGTAGGGCTTATTGATGGGATGAATGTTACCGGAATGGTAAGCCTTGGAAATTCCAGCACCGCTGCAGTTCCTAATGAAGCAATCGTGGAAGCTGACGGTAAATTCTATGTTTTTGTACAGACTTCTAAAAAGCCTGAAGAACATGCCGAAGAGAAAAAGGAGGGTGAGCAGGAAGAAGCTACGAAAGAGACAGGAGCTCATACCAAAGATCAAGGGAAGACCCTGAATTTTGAGAAAATAGAAATTGTGAAAGGTTCATCAGATTTAGGTTATACTGCTATCACTACAGTGAGTAAAATTGCACCTGATACAAATATTGTTGTAAAAGGCGCATTCTTCGTCAATGCTAAATTATCTAATGCTGGAGGTCATGAGGATTAG
- a CDS encoding CusA/CzcA family heavy metal efflux RND transporter — protein MLDKIIRFSIKNKIVIGIMTLLLIIWGVWSATKLPIDATPDITNNQVQIITVCPTLAGQEVEQLVTFPIEQSIANVPDIEETRSISRFGLSVITVVFKEEVDVYFARQLISEKLKQAAEEIPKGIGTPELAPVSTGLGEVYQYILHPKKGSEKKYDSKELRTMQDWIVRRQLNGTPGVAEINSFGGELKQYEVAVNPDRLRAMGVSISDIFAALEKNNQNTGGAYIDKKPNAYFIRGIGLVTSLEDVGNVVVKNDTGSVPIFVKDVAEVRLGSAVRYGAMTFNGQVDAVGGVVMMLKGANSNQVVQSIKEKIPIIQKSLPNDIIIEPYLDRTDLVGRAIDTVEKNLIEGALIVIFVLVLFLGNLRAGLIVASAIPLSLLFALGMMNVFGVSANLMSLGAIDFGLIVDGAVIIVEATLHVLQHKKNKKELTQAQMDEEVGSAASKMMNSAIFGQIIILIVYIPILTLIGVEGKMFTPMAKTVGFAIIGATILSVTYIPMMSALFLSKKISHKENFSDKMMNKIQKAYTPLLEKALRIKYWLVGVTVAIFAVAVFLFGRMGGEFIPQMQEGDFAFHCILPQGSSLSQSIETSMQASRLIKQFDEVKMVVGKTGAAEVPTDPMPPEATDMMVILKPQSDWKTKKSYDELADEISEKLEAIPGVFFEKNQPIQMRFNELMTGIRQDVAVKIFGENLDSLAIYADKTSKVIQSVNGASAPQIERVSGLPQINVEYDRTRMANYGLNIEDVNTAVSTAFAGQAAGQVFENERRFDLVVRLDSLHRTSIDDVNNLMVSTKTGAQIPLSQVSNISYKLGPAQISREAGKRRIVIGFNVKGRDVESVVEEIQQKLNKEKLPSGYYYTYGGQFENLKAASKRLTIAVPVSLFLIFMLLYFTFGSLKQATLIFTAIPMSAIGGVFALMLRGMPFSISAGIGFIALFGVAVLNGIVLIGTFNQLEKEGETNILKRVMEGTKTRLRPVLMTATVASLGFLPMAISTGAGAEVQKPLATVVIGGLVTATFLTLFVLPMLYIIFSTKLKIKNISGNKPLTAVLVLGFLFFGQTFNAQQGNPLTVAEATNIALSNNNLMRSRDLDIKVTEALKPTAKELPKMSVDAQLGQYNSKKFDQSFSISQSIPFPTLFKARRELIAEQIKGKQINKEISANELARQVRTYYYQIEYLQFNQSKLKNLDSLYQDFIRIATVRFKSGDIKKIEINTAETQKGEISLLLKQNEVYLNNAYKNLKTLLNTSGDISVPYNTNYEPLKANYVLDSTSIANHPTVRSYYQEMAIAEKNKNVERSLGLPDFSIGYTNQSLIGTQTINGMDQNFNAGNRFHAATIGVTIPLTFGATKARIQSWEFQKQVAESNAKLQQKQLEAQLQNALNQYQQDVEQYNYYVNQAIPNAEKIAKAGQLGYKTGEISYVELLFALQTSTNIQLKYLESIQQVNQSVITINSIINK, from the coding sequence ATGTTAGATAAAATCATAAGATTTAGCATCAAGAACAAGATTGTCATTGGTATAATGACCTTGTTGTTGATAATTTGGGGAGTTTGGAGCGCAACCAAACTTCCAATCGATGCCACACCTGACATCACCAACAATCAGGTTCAAATAATCACAGTCTGCCCTACGTTGGCAGGTCAGGAAGTTGAACAGCTGGTTACTTTCCCGATAGAGCAGAGTATTGCAAATGTTCCTGATATTGAGGAAACCCGAAGTATATCACGATTTGGTTTGTCCGTAATCACTGTTGTATTTAAAGAAGAGGTCGATGTTTATTTTGCCCGTCAGTTAATCAGTGAAAAACTGAAACAGGCGGCTGAAGAAATTCCAAAAGGAATTGGCACACCAGAGTTGGCTCCGGTAAGTACAGGACTTGGGGAAGTATATCAGTACATCCTCCATCCAAAGAAAGGCAGTGAAAAAAAATACGATTCCAAAGAACTTCGTACGATGCAGGATTGGATTGTTAGACGACAGCTTAATGGTACTCCGGGTGTTGCAGAGATCAACAGCTTTGGAGGCGAACTCAAACAATATGAAGTAGCTGTTAACCCTGATCGTCTTCGAGCGATGGGAGTGAGTATTTCTGATATTTTTGCAGCTCTTGAAAAAAATAATCAAAATACAGGGGGAGCCTACATTGACAAAAAACCTAATGCTTATTTTATTCGTGGAATTGGTCTGGTGACATCTCTTGAAGATGTTGGTAATGTAGTTGTTAAGAATGATACTGGAAGTGTTCCTATCTTTGTTAAGGATGTTGCTGAAGTTAGACTGGGAAGCGCAGTACGATATGGTGCCATGACATTTAATGGTCAGGTAGATGCTGTAGGTGGAGTGGTTATGATGCTGAAAGGAGCAAATAGTAATCAAGTGGTGCAGAGTATCAAAGAAAAGATACCCATCATCCAAAAATCTTTGCCTAATGATATTATTATAGAGCCTTACTTAGACAGAACAGATCTTGTCGGGAGAGCTATTGATACCGTAGAAAAAAATCTTATTGAAGGCGCATTGATCGTTATTTTCGTTCTGGTTTTATTTTTAGGAAACTTGAGGGCAGGACTGATCGTAGCGTCTGCCATTCCATTATCATTACTTTTTGCTTTGGGAATGATGAATGTTTTCGGAGTGAGTGCCAACTTAATGAGTCTGGGGGCGATTGATTTCGGGTTGATTGTTGACGGTGCTGTTATTATTGTCGAGGCGACATTACATGTTCTACAACATAAAAAGAATAAAAAAGAACTTACCCAAGCTCAAATGGATGAGGAGGTGGGATCTGCTGCATCCAAAATGATGAATAGTGCCATATTTGGGCAGATTATCATTCTAATTGTTTATATACCTATTTTAACGTTAATCGGTGTTGAAGGTAAGATGTTTACACCTATGGCTAAAACAGTTGGTTTTGCCATTATAGGAGCAACAATCCTATCGGTGACCTATATACCGATGATGAGTGCTTTGTTTTTATCCAAGAAAATTTCTCATAAAGAAAATTTCTCAGACAAAATGATGAATAAGATCCAAAAGGCCTACACTCCTTTATTGGAAAAAGCATTGAGGATCAAATATTGGTTAGTAGGTGTTACCGTTGCTATTTTTGCTGTAGCCGTATTCTTGTTCGGAAGAATGGGCGGTGAATTTATCCCTCAGATGCAGGAAGGGGATTTTGCTTTTCACTGTATTCTTCCACAGGGAAGTTCTTTAAGTCAGAGTATCGAAACCTCCATGCAGGCGTCCAGACTGATCAAGCAGTTTGACGAAGTTAAAATGGTTGTAGGTAAGACCGGCGCTGCTGAAGTGCCTACTGACCCGATGCCACCTGAAGCTACTGATATGATGGTAATCTTAAAACCACAAAGTGATTGGAAAACAAAAAAATCATATGATGAATTAGCAGATGAGATCTCTGAAAAACTTGAAGCTATCCCGGGTGTGTTTTTTGAAAAAAATCAACCGATTCAGATGCGTTTCAATGAGTTGATGACAGGGATCAGGCAGGATGTAGCAGTTAAAATTTTCGGTGAAAATTTGGATTCTTTAGCTATTTATGCTGATAAAACATCTAAGGTCATTCAGTCTGTAAATGGGGCGAGTGCTCCGCAGATCGAACGTGTCAGTGGTCTTCCGCAGATCAATGTAGAATATGACCGTACAAGAATGGCTAATTACGGACTTAATATCGAAGACGTAAATACTGCGGTAAGCACTGCTTTTGCAGGTCAGGCAGCAGGTCAGGTATTTGAAAATGAGCGAAGATTTGATCTTGTTGTTCGTCTGGATAGTTTACATCGAACCAGTATTGATGATGTCAATAATCTGATGGTCTCTACAAAAACAGGAGCACAAATCCCTCTTTCACAGGTGTCAAATATCAGTTATAAATTGGGTCCGGCACAGATCAGCCGTGAAGCTGGTAAAAGGAGGATAGTTATTGGTTTTAACGTAAAAGGGCGAGATGTAGAAAGTGTAGTGGAAGAAATCCAGCAGAAGCTTAATAAAGAAAAATTACCATCAGGATATTATTATACATATGGCGGACAGTTTGAGAACCTTAAAGCTGCCAGTAAACGACTGACCATTGCTGTTCCGGTATCCTTATTCCTGATATTTATGCTGTTGTATTTTACGTTCGGCTCATTAAAGCAGGCTACGCTAATCTTTACTGCAATCCCGATGAGTGCGATTGGCGGCGTATTTGCGTTAATGCTGCGTGGCATGCCTTTCAGTATCAGCGCAGGAATTGGCTTTATTGCCTTATTTGGAGTAGCTGTACTTAATGGAATTGTTTTAATCGGAACTTTCAACCAATTAGAGAAGGAAGGTGAAACCAATATTTTAAAGCGTGTGATGGAAGGAACTAAAACTCGTTTAAGACCTGTTTTAATGACCGCTACAGTTGCTTCATTAGGGTTTTTACCCATGGCAATTTCAACTGGAGCCGGCGCAGAAGTTCAGAAACCTTTGGCTACCGTTGTAATCGGGGGACTGGTAACAGCAACCTTCTTAACTCTGTTTGTTTTACCGATGTTATACATTATCTTTAGTACTAAATTAAAGATCAAAAACATTTCAGGTAATAAACCCCTGACTGCTGTTTTAGTTTTAGGTTTCCTTTTCTTTGGACAAACCTTCAATGCACAACAGGGTAACCCTTTAACAGTTGCGGAAGCAACGAACATCGCATTAAGCAACAATAATTTAATGCGGTCGAGAGATCTGGATATTAAGGTAACAGAAGCACTGAAACCTACTGCTAAAGAACTTCCAAAAATGAGTGTAGATGCTCAGTTAGGGCAATATAACAGTAAAAAATTCGATCAGTCTTTTTCTATATCTCAAAGTATTCCATTTCCAACATTGTTCAAAGCTCGAAGAGAGCTCATTGCGGAACAGATTAAAGGAAAACAAATCAATAAGGAGATTTCAGCCAATGAACTTGCGAGACAGGTGAGGACTTATTACTATCAGATCGAGTATCTGCAATTTAACCAGTCAAAATTAAAAAATCTGGATAGTTTATATCAGGATTTTATAAGAATTGCGACGGTCAGATTTAAATCAGGAGATATAAAAAAGATTGAAATCAATACTGCAGAAACTCAGAAAGGTGAGATCAGTTTACTGTTAAAACAAAATGAAGTTTATTTGAATAATGCATATAAAAACCTAAAAACATTATTAAATACTTCGGGGGATATCTCAGTTCCTTACAACACAAATTATGAACCTTTGAAAGCTAATTATGTACTTGACAGCACTTCGATAGCAAATCATCCAACGGTAAGATCTTACTATCAGGAGATGGCTATAGCAGAAAAAAATAAAAATGTTGAGAGGTCTTTAGGTCTGCCTGATTTCAGTATCGGTTACACCAATCAGTCCTTAATCGGTACTCAGACGATCAATGGTATGGATCAGAATTTTAATGCTGGAAATAGATTTCATGCGGCAACAATTGGCGTTACGATCCCTCTCACTTTCGGTGCTACGAAAGCGAGAATCCAGTCTTGGGAGTTTCAAAAGCAAGTAGCGGAATCTAATGCAAAATTGCAGCAAAAACAGCTGGAAGCACAACTGCAAAATGCTTTGAATCAATATCAGCAGGATGTAGAGCAGTACAACTATTATGTTAATCAGGCAATCCCCAATGCTGAGAAAATAGCTAAAGCCGGACAATTAGGATATAAAACAGGAGAAATTTCCTATGTTGAGCTTCTTTTTGCGCTTCAGACTTCCACGAATATTCAATTAAAATATCTGGAATCCATTCAACAGGTTAATCAATCTGTTATTACCATTAATTCAATCATAAACAAATAA
- a CDS encoding MgtC/SapB family protein: protein MDLKFELLLSGKLLLALFFGALIGFERETAHKDAGVRTFGVLCMASCLFVAVASHLTDDKSAIARMLAAIPAGLGFIGAGLAFKDSSKSMQGLTTSTALWAASAIGSALALDMFLLSFLATVLTLFILSINKFGWYKKILKIGSQSDQNIYKK, encoded by the coding sequence ATGGATCTAAAATTTGAACTTTTACTTTCCGGAAAATTATTATTAGCACTTTTTTTTGGTGCATTAATAGGTTTCGAAAGGGAAACTGCCCACAAAGATGCCGGGGTTCGCACTTTTGGCGTTCTCTGTATGGCTTCTTGCTTATTTGTGGCCGTTGCCTCGCATCTTACAGATGACAAATCTGCAATAGCTAGAATGCTGGCGGCGATACCTGCCGGTTTAGGATTTATCGGAGCTGGACTGGCATTTAAAGATAGTTCCAAAAGCATGCAGGGGCTTACAACATCTACTGCTTTATGGGCTGCATCGGCAATAGGATCTGCCCTTGCGCTGGATATGTTTCTGTTATCATTTTTAGCAACCGTTCTAACCTTGTTTATCTTAAGTATAAACAAATTTGGCTGGTATAAAAAAATTCTAAAAATCGGAAGTCAATCAGACCAGAATATATATAAAAAGTAA
- a CDS encoding LTA synthase family protein — MTFFCFTVAVLILLFSFFAEVTFWQEFESRFNFIAVDYLVYTYEVINNINESYPLPLLITAMLIMTSLVFLLFYKRHYFTDNFKGSTPFLQRFFIFFGLLFISVIYAFFIDNSLAENSENRYRNELSKSGIYSFFSAYKNNEINYEHFYKLIDNREAFNIVRTDIQESNSDYLSNDFSILRNIKGADSYEKPNVIMITLESFSADFMKTFGNNQNLTPTLDSLANRSILFTNMYATGTRTVRGMEALSLAVPPTPGNSIVRRKENDNLTTVGSIFSQKGYDTSFLYGGDGYFDNMNNYFGNNGYTIVDRKRNSFVGEDYQSPRIPIEDKDVTFENAWGISDENLYDQVIKQADQKFAVGKPFYDFVMNTSNHRPYTYPEGKIDIPSGSGREGAVKYTDYAIGQFFKKIKNKPWYKNTIVIIVADHCASSAGKNDIDVAKYHIPAMIVNLNNKEPFRIEKMCSQIDLYPTLFSLLGWTYESNLYGKNVLSETYIPRIFVSTYQKLGYMENNKLVILGPQQKTETYLYDKEKNKQNPEMLSEQYVKKAIANYQSAYYLFKNDGLKQKQIKKVNITTTR, encoded by the coding sequence ATGACTTTTTTTTGTTTTACTGTAGCTGTGCTTATATTATTGTTTTCATTTTTTGCTGAAGTAACATTCTGGCAGGAATTTGAAAGTCGGTTTAATTTTATTGCAGTTGATTATCTGGTTTATACCTATGAAGTAATCAATAATATTAATGAATCATATCCTTTGCCATTGCTCATTACAGCCATGTTAATAATGACTTCTTTGGTGTTTTTACTTTTCTATAAAAGGCATTACTTTACAGATAATTTTAAGGGCAGTACACCTTTTTTACAAAGATTCTTTATCTTTTTCGGATTGCTTTTCATTTCAGTCATTTACGCATTTTTTATTGACAACAGTTTAGCAGAGAATAGTGAAAACAGGTATCGGAATGAGCTGTCAAAATCAGGAATCTATTCTTTTTTTTCTGCATATAAAAATAACGAGATCAATTATGAACACTTCTATAAACTCATCGATAATAGGGAGGCGTTTAATATTGTGAGAACTGATATTCAGGAATCCAACTCAGATTACTTATCAAATGATTTCTCAATCTTACGTAACATTAAGGGAGCTGACTCCTATGAGAAGCCCAATGTTATTATGATCACATTGGAAAGTTTCAGTGCAGACTTTATGAAAACATTTGGCAACAATCAGAATCTGACCCCTACGTTGGACTCATTGGCGAATCGAAGCATTTTATTTACCAATATGTATGCTACTGGAACAAGAACCGTGCGAGGAATGGAGGCACTTTCACTTGCCGTTCCGCCTACACCGGGGAATAGTATTGTCCGCAGGAAAGAAAATGATAATCTGACCACTGTAGGATCGATCTTCAGTCAAAAGGGATATGATACTTCATTCTTATATGGTGGTGATGGTTATTTTGATAATATGAATAATTATTTCGGTAATAATGGATACACAATTGTAGACCGGAAAAGAAATTCTTTTGTAGGGGAAGATTATCAGTCTCCAAGAATACCAATAGAAGACAAGGATGTTACTTTTGAAAATGCCTGGGGTATTAGTGATGAAAATCTTTATGATCAGGTGATCAAGCAGGCCGATCAAAAATTTGCAGTAGGTAAACCGTTCTATGATTTTGTAATGAACACTTCCAATCATCGACCTTATACATATCCTGAGGGCAAGATCGATATACCCTCGGGATCGGGAAGGGAAGGAGCCGTGAAATACACTGACTATGCGATCGGGCAGTTTTTTAAAAAGATAAAGAATAAACCCTGGTACAAAAATACGATTGTGATCATTGTTGCTGATCACTGTGCGAGTAGTGCCGGCAAGAACGACATCGATGTTGCAAAATATCATATTCCAGCAATGATTGTCAACTTGAACAACAAGGAACCATTCAGAATTGAAAAAATGTGCTCTCAGATCGACCTGTATCCAACACTTTTCTCACTTTTAGGATGGACGTATGAGAGTAATCTTTATGGTAAAAATGTTTTAAGCGAAACTTATATTCCAAGAATATTTGTAAGTACCTACCAGAAACTCGGATATATGGAAAACAACAAATTGGTTATTCTAGGTCCGCAGCAAAAAACAGAGACGTATTTGTATGATAAGGAGAAAAATAAACAAAATCCAGAGATGCTATCTGAGCAGTATGTGAAAAAAGCGATAGCAAATTATCAGTCAGCCTACTATCTTTTCAAGAATGACGGATTAAAACAGAAGCAGATAAAAAAGGTAAATATAACCACAACTAGATAA
- a CDS encoding cation diffusion facilitator family transporter, which translates to MSDTNKQIVSASSRHKKNLLIVLALSGTYLIAEVIGGIATKSLALLADAAHMLTDVVGLLLAFIAIKIGERKASPKKTFGYYRTEILAAVINAVVLLGISLFVLYEAFQRFKNPPEVQSGSMMIVAGIGLVVNIIGILIIRKDSNASLNMKGAYFEVLSDMLTSVGVMIAGVIMLTTQWYYADPIISAAIGLLIIPRTLKLLMEAVNILLEGTPKDVDISKLRSSLEELSGIKELHDLHVWSLTSGVNAMSAHVIADNNKNRNELLQILIDKATTDFKITHTTFQIEYEGYDESEIHL; encoded by the coding sequence ATGAGCGACACAAATAAACAGATTGTATCAGCATCTAGTAGGCATAAGAAAAACTTACTTATCGTTCTGGCACTTAGTGGGACTTATCTGATAGCTGAAGTCATTGGAGGCATTGCAACAAAAAGTCTTGCATTATTAGCAGATGCCGCGCATATGCTGACAGATGTTGTCGGTTTACTCTTAGCATTTATTGCCATCAAAATTGGTGAAAGAAAGGCAAGTCCTAAAAAGACATTTGGGTACTATCGAACAGAAATTTTGGCTGCTGTGATCAATGCTGTTGTTCTGTTGGGTATTTCATTATTTGTTTTATACGAGGCATTTCAGAGATTTAAAAATCCTCCCGAAGTACAAAGTGGCTCTATGATGATTGTTGCAGGAATTGGACTTGTTGTGAATATCATCGGTATCCTTATCATCAGAAAGGATTCCAACGCAAGTCTTAATATGAAAGGTGCTTATTTTGAAGTTTTGTCGGATATGCTGACATCGGTAGGAGTAATGATCGCGGGCGTGATCATGCTGACAACACAGTGGTATTATGCAGATCCGATCATTTCTGCGGCTATAGGTCTGTTGATCATTCCAAGAACCTTAAAGTTGCTTATGGAAGCGGTTAATATCTTACTGGAAGGTACACCTAAAGATGTAGATATCAGCAAGCTTCGATCTTCACTGGAAGAACTTTCGGGAATCAAGGAACTCCACGATCTACATGTCTGGTCGCTTACATCAGGCGTTAATGCCATGAGTGCACATGTGATTGCAGATAATAACAAAAATCGCAATGAACTCCTGCAAATATTAATAGATAAAGCAACGACAGATTTTAAAATAACCCATACCACTTTTCAAATCGAATATGAAGGTTATGATGAATCTGAAATACATTTATAG
- a CDS encoding bestrophin family protein — translation MLLYKKISIWYFIDQIKSQILLIVILAVGTGLLDLHPIFTKITIPLSIPAILGTAVSLLLAFRTAQSYERWWEARTVWGAIVNDSRSFIRLINQFVPQDGADVKIFAERQIVWVYALGEALRKQPFTNKVVEYLHTHQINAVNIPNAILDEHSYHVRQIAEKGLISDFKEVQLTEVLMRLCDNMGKCERLKNTVFPRAYSILIHTLIYVFAFILPFGLEDSQLTLEIITTIIIPLIFVAIEKTAIIMQDPFENTPVDTPMTSIAQTIEINILQMIKEKDIPVKKENNTYFEM, via the coding sequence ATGTTACTATACAAGAAAATCTCAATCTGGTATTTTATTGATCAAATTAAAAGTCAAATATTACTGATTGTTATACTAGCTGTAGGTACAGGTTTGCTGGATTTGCATCCTATCTTCACTAAAATAACCATTCCGCTAAGTATTCCCGCAATTCTTGGAACTGCTGTCTCATTGCTTCTTGCATTCAGGACGGCGCAGTCTTATGAAAGGTGGTGGGAAGCGAGAACTGTTTGGGGAGCCATCGTCAATGATTCAAGATCTTTTATCCGTTTAATAAATCAATTCGTTCCTCAAGATGGTGCGGACGTTAAAATATTTGCAGAGAGACAAATCGTATGGGTCTATGCCTTGGGTGAAGCATTAAGGAAACAGCCCTTTACCAATAAAGTAGTTGAGTATTTGCATACGCATCAAATCAACGCAGTCAATATACCCAATGCGATTTTGGATGAACATTCTTATCACGTAAGACAGATAGCAGAAAAAGGTTTGATTTCAGATTTTAAAGAAGTTCAGCTCACTGAAGTTCTCATGAGGCTTTGTGACAATATGGGAAAATGTGAACGATTGAAAAATACGGTGTTTCCAAGGGCATATAGTATTCTGATTCATACCCTGATTTATGTATTTGCATTTATCCTTCCTTTCGGATTGGAAGATTCCCAGCTTACTTTGGAAATAATTACGACGATCATTATTCCTCTGATATTTGTAGCCATTGAGAAAACAGCGATCATCATGCAGGACCCTTTCGAGAATACTCCTGTAGATACGCCAATGACCTCTATCGCACAAACCATAGAAATCAACATTCTACAGATGATCAAAGAGAAAGATATTCCTGTTAAAAAAGAAAATAATACCTACTTCGAAATGTAG